In the Klebsiella aerogenes KCTC 2190 genome, one interval contains:
- the hdfR gene encoding HTH-type transcriptional regulator HdfR yields the protein MDTELLKTFLEVSRTRHFGRAAEALYLTQSAVSFRIRQLENQLGVNLFTRHRNNIRLTSAGEKLLPYAETLMNTWQAARKEVAHSSRHNEFSIGASASLWECLLNGWLGTLYKDPYNLQFEARIAQRQSLVKQLHERQLDLLITTESPKMDELSSQLLGHFTLALYCAAPGKNKNDLNYLRLEWGPDFQQNEVGLIGSDDVPLLTTSSAELAYQQLTTLNGCTWLPVSWAQQKTGLHTVTDSATLSRPLYAIWLQNSDKQAHIREILKSSILE from the coding sequence GTGGACACGGAATTGCTCAAAACTTTCCTTGAAGTGAGCAGAACTCGCCACTTTGGGCGGGCAGCGGAAGCGCTTTATTTAACACAATCAGCGGTTAGCTTCCGCATTCGTCAGTTGGAGAACCAGCTGGGCGTAAATTTATTCACCCGCCATCGTAACAATATTCGCCTGACGTCAGCCGGTGAGAAACTGTTGCCCTATGCCGAAACGTTGATGAATACCTGGCAGGCCGCGCGTAAGGAGGTCGCCCACTCTTCTCGCCATAATGAGTTTTCGATCGGTGCCAGCGCGTCGCTATGGGAATGCCTATTGAACGGTTGGCTGGGGACGCTCTACAAAGATCCCTATAATCTGCAATTTGAGGCGCGGATAGCTCAACGCCAGTCATTAGTGAAGCAGTTGCATGAACGCCAGCTCGATCTCCTGATCACCACAGAATCACCGAAGATGGATGAATTAAGCAGCCAGTTATTGGGTCATTTCACCCTGGCGCTCTATTGTGCCGCGCCGGGAAAAAATAAGAATGATTTGAACTACCTGCGGCTGGAATGGGGACCGGACTTCCAGCAAAACGAAGTGGGTTTGATCGGCAGCGATGATGTACCGCTACTGACGACGAGCTCCGCAGAACTGGCTTATCAACAGCTCACTACCTTGAATGGTTGTACCTGGTTACCCGTTAGTTGGGCACAGCAGAAAACTGGCCTGCACACGGTGACCGATAGCGCGACCCTTTCACGTCCTCTGTATGCCATTTGGCTACAAAATAGCGATAAGCAGGCACATATTCGCGAGATCCTGAAAAGCAGCATCCTGGAATAG
- a CDS encoding DUF413 domain-containing protein, with protein sequence MAESFTTTNRFFDNKNYPRGFSRHGDFTIKEAQLLERHGYAFNELELGKREPVTEDEKQFVAVCHGEREPVTEAERVWIKYMARIKRPKRFHTLSGGKPQVEGAEDYTESDD encoded by the coding sequence ATGGCGGAAAGCTTTACGACGACTAATCGTTTTTTCGACAATAAAAATTATCCACGCGGGTTCTCCCGTCACGGTGATTTCACCATCAAAGAGGCGCAACTGCTTGAACGTCATGGTTACGCCTTTAATGAGCTGGAATTGGGCAAACGCGAGCCTGTTACCGAAGATGAAAAACAATTCGTTGCGGTATGCCACGGCGAACGTGAGCCGGTGACCGAAGCGGAACGCGTTTGGATTAAGTATATGGCGCGAATCAAACGTCCGAAGCGTTTTCACACCTTATCTGGCGGTAAGCCGCAGGTTGAAGGCGCTGAAGACTACACTGAAAGCGACGATTAA
- a CDS encoding YifB family Mg chelatase-like AAA ATPase, producing MSLAIVYTRAALGVSAPLITVEVHISNGLPGLTMVGLPETTVKEARDRVRSAIINSGYSFPAKKITINLAPADLPKEGGRYDLPIALALLVASQQLAAPKLNQYEFIGELALTGALRGVPGAISSAMEAIKVGRQIVVAGDNAEEVGLINGNECLIAGHLQEVCAFLEGKHTLQPPTGEITAGEDDYDDLGDVIGQQQGKRALEIVAAGGHNLLLMGPPGTGKTMLASRLPGLLPPLSNQEALESAAILSLVNAHYVTRQWRRRPFRAPHHSASLTAMVGGGSIPAPGEISLAHNGILFLDELPEFERRVLDALREPIESGKIHLSRTRAKIDYPARFQLIAAMNPSPTGHYQGQHNRATPEQTLRYLGRLSGPFLDRFDLSLEIPLPPPGVLSRGGVGEERSATIRLRVFAARDRQLARQNKLNAQLDSGEIKVWCKLKEDDAIWLEQTLSLLGLSIRAWQRLLKVARTIADLNEDRDIERHHLQEAISYRAIDRMLNHLQTLMA from the coding sequence ATGTCACTCGCAATTGTCTATACCCGCGCGGCGCTCGGGGTCAGCGCGCCGCTAATTACCGTCGAAGTCCATATCAGCAACGGACTACCCGGTTTGACGATGGTCGGTCTGCCGGAAACCACGGTAAAGGAAGCCCGCGATCGGGTACGTAGCGCCATTATTAACAGCGGCTACAGCTTTCCGGCAAAGAAGATAACCATAAACCTTGCCCCAGCCGATCTGCCGAAAGAGGGCGGGAGATATGATTTACCTATCGCTCTCGCGCTCCTGGTCGCTTCGCAGCAGCTTGCCGCCCCGAAACTTAATCAGTATGAGTTTATTGGCGAATTAGCGCTTACAGGCGCGTTACGCGGCGTTCCTGGGGCAATATCCAGCGCTATGGAAGCGATAAAAGTCGGGAGGCAGATTGTCGTTGCTGGAGATAACGCCGAAGAGGTCGGCTTGATTAACGGCAATGAGTGCCTTATAGCAGGGCACCTGCAGGAAGTCTGTGCGTTTCTGGAAGGGAAACATACTCTGCAGCCGCCGACTGGTGAAATAACTGCGGGAGAGGACGATTATGACGATCTCGGCGATGTCATTGGCCAACAGCAGGGAAAACGCGCGCTGGAGATAGTCGCAGCTGGCGGTCACAATTTACTCTTGATGGGTCCACCTGGTACGGGGAAGACGATGCTCGCCAGCCGTTTGCCGGGGCTTTTACCGCCACTAAGCAACCAGGAAGCGCTGGAAAGCGCGGCTATCCTCAGCCTCGTCAATGCTCATTACGTTACGCGTCAGTGGCGTCGGCGGCCTTTTCGCGCCCCTCACCACAGCGCTTCGCTAACGGCGATGGTCGGCGGCGGCTCAATCCCTGCCCCGGGGGAGATCTCCCTGGCGCATAACGGTATTCTGTTTCTTGATGAACTACCTGAATTCGAGCGTCGGGTTCTGGATGCACTACGAGAGCCCATTGAATCAGGAAAAATTCATCTTTCCCGCACTCGGGCTAAGATTGACTATCCTGCGCGATTTCAGTTGATTGCCGCCATGAATCCCAGCCCAACAGGACATTACCAGGGTCAGCATAATCGGGCCACACCGGAACAGACCCTGCGCTACCTGGGCCGATTGTCAGGGCCATTTCTCGACCGCTTCGATCTCTCGCTTGAGATTCCACTCCCTCCACCGGGCGTATTAAGCCGGGGTGGCGTTGGCGAAGAGCGAAGCGCCACCATTCGTCTACGGGTATTCGCGGCGCGCGACAGACAGCTCGCACGGCAGAATAAACTTAATGCACAATTGGACAGCGGGGAGATAAAAGTCTGGTGCAAGCTGAAAGAAGACGACGCGATATGGCTGGAACAGACGCTCTCACTATTAGGGCTTTCAATCCGCGCATGGCAACGTTTACTGAAAGTTGCGCGTACTATCGCCGATCTTAATGAGGATAGGGATATCGAACGTCATCATTTGCAGGAGGCGATAAGCTACCGGGCTATCGACCGTATGTTAAATCACCTGCAGACGCTGATGGCATAA
- the ilvL gene encoding ilv operon leader peptide, producing MTALLRVISLVVISVVVIIIPPCGAALGRGKA from the coding sequence ATGACAGCCCTTCTACGAGTGATTAGCCTGGTCGTGATTAGCGTGGTGGTGATTATTATCCCACCGTGCGGGGCTGCACTTGGACGAGGAAAGGCTTAG
- the ilvG gene encoding acetolactate synthase 2 catalytic subunit, producing MNGAQWVVHALRTQGVDTVFGYPGGAIMPVYDALYDGGVEHLLCRHEQGAAMAAIGYARATGKTGVCIATSGPGATNLITGLADALLDSVPVVAITGQVAAPFIGTDAFQEVDVLGLSLACTKHSFLVQSLEELPRVIAEAFQVANSGRPGPVLVDIPKDIQLAKGELDPHFSTVPDDVEFPHTQVEQALAMLAQSHKPMLYVGGGVGMAQAVPAVREFLAVTQMPVTCTLKGLGAVAADYPYYLGMLGMHGTKAANLAVQECDLLIAVGARFDDRVTGKLNTFAPHAKVIHMDIDPAELNKLRQAHVALTGDLNAMLPALQQPLAIDAWREHNAQLRAEHAWRYDHPGEAIYAPLLLKQLSDRKPADCVVTTDVGQHQMWSAQHMTYTRPENFITSSGLGTMGFGLPAAVGAQVARPDDTVICISGDGSFMMNVQELGTVKRKQLPLKIVLLDNQRLGMVRQWQQLFFQERYSETTLTDNPDFLTLANAFGIPGQHITRKDQVEAALDTMLSSQGPYLLHVSIDELENVWPLVPPGASNAEMLEKLS from the coding sequence ATGAACGGGGCGCAGTGGGTGGTACATGCTTTGCGAACACAGGGAGTCGACACGGTATTTGGCTATCCGGGTGGCGCGATTATGCCGGTTTACGATGCTTTGTATGACGGCGGCGTGGAACACCTGCTGTGTCGGCACGAGCAAGGCGCCGCAATGGCCGCCATCGGTTATGCCCGCGCGACCGGCAAAACTGGTGTTTGCATCGCCACTTCCGGCCCTGGCGCCACCAACCTGATCACCGGTTTGGCTGACGCGTTACTTGATTCTGTACCTGTTGTCGCCATCACCGGTCAAGTGGCGGCGCCGTTTATCGGCACCGATGCTTTTCAGGAAGTGGACGTTCTTGGTTTGTCGCTGGCCTGCACCAAACACAGTTTCCTCGTGCAGTCGTTGGAAGAGCTGCCGCGCGTCATTGCGGAAGCTTTCCAGGTGGCAAACTCAGGCCGTCCTGGCCCGGTACTGGTTGATATTCCAAAAGATATCCAGTTGGCTAAAGGCGAATTAGATCCGCATTTCTCCACCGTCCCTGATGATGTTGAGTTCCCGCACACACAAGTCGAGCAGGCGTTAGCGATGCTTGCGCAGTCCCACAAGCCAATGCTGTACGTGGGCGGCGGTGTTGGAATGGCACAGGCGGTACCGGCCGTGCGCGAATTTCTGGCGGTGACGCAGATGCCGGTAACCTGCACCCTGAAAGGGTTGGGTGCCGTCGCCGCGGATTATCCGTATTACCTTGGCATGCTGGGTATGCACGGAACCAAGGCAGCAAACCTGGCGGTGCAGGAGTGCGATTTATTAATCGCCGTCGGCGCCCGTTTTGATGACCGGGTTACCGGCAAGCTGAATACCTTTGCCCCGCACGCCAAAGTAATCCATATGGATATTGACCCGGCTGAGCTGAACAAACTGCGCCAGGCGCACGTCGCCTTAACCGGAGATTTAAACGCCATGCTGCCGGCGTTGCAGCAGCCGTTGGCCATCGATGCGTGGCGCGAGCACAACGCGCAGCTGCGCGCGGAGCACGCCTGGCGTTACGATCATCCCGGCGAGGCAATCTACGCGCCGCTGTTGCTCAAGCAGCTTTCCGATCGCAAACCGGCGGATTGCGTCGTGACGACCGATGTCGGCCAGCACCAAATGTGGTCGGCCCAGCACATGACCTATACCCGCCCGGAAAACTTCATCACTTCCAGCGGCCTCGGCACCATGGGTTTTGGTCTGCCGGCAGCCGTTGGCGCGCAGGTGGCTCGCCCGGACGATACGGTTATCTGTATCTCCGGCGATGGCTCTTTCATGATGAACGTGCAGGAGCTGGGCACCGTTAAGCGCAAGCAATTACCGTTGAAAATCGTGCTGCTGGATAACCAACGTTTAGGCATGGTTCGCCAGTGGCAGCAGCTGTTTTTCCAGGAGCGTTACAGCGAAACCACGCTTACCGATAATCCTGATTTTCTTACGCTGGCCAACGCTTTTGGCATTCCAGGCCAGCACATCACCCGTAAAGACCAGGTTGAAGCGGCACTCGACACCATGCTTTCGAGCCAGGGGCCATACCTGCTTCATGTCTCAATCGATGAACTTGAGAATGTCTGGCCGTTGGTGCCGCCCGGCGCCAGTAATGCAGAAATGCTGGAGAAATTATCATGA
- the ilvM gene encoding acetolactate synthase 2 small subunit, with protein MMQHQVALQARFNPETLERVLRVVRHRGFQICSMNMETASDAQNINIELTVASQRPVELLFSQLRKLVDVACVEIQQPTSQQIRA; from the coding sequence ATGATGCAACATCAGGTCGCTTTACAGGCTCGCTTCAACCCCGAAACCTTAGAACGCGTGCTGCGCGTGGTGCGCCATCGCGGTTTTCAAATTTGCTCAATGAATATGGAAACCGCGTCGGATGCGCAAAACATAAATATCGAGCTGACCGTTGCCAGCCAGCGGCCCGTCGAATTACTGTTTAGTCAGTTACGCAAACTGGTCGACGTCGCCTGCGTCGAGATCCAGCAACCCACATCACAACAAATCCGCGCCTGA
- a CDS encoding branched-chain amino acid transaminase, whose protein sequence is MTTKKADYIWFNGEMTPWGEAKVHVMSHALHYGTSVFEGIRCYDSHKGPVVFRHREHMQRLHDSAKIYRFPVSQSVDELMEACREVIRTNKLTSAYIRPLVFVGDVGMGVNPPDGYKTDVIIAAFPWGAYLGAEALEQGIDAMVSSWNRAAPNTIPTAAKAGGNYLSSLLVGSEARRHGYQEGIALDVNGYISEGAGENLFEVKDGVLFTPPFTSSALPGITRDAIIKLAKDLGIEVREQVLSRESLYLADEVFMSGTAAEITPVRSVDGIQVGAGRRGPVTKRIQEAFFGLFTGETEDKWGWLDPVSK, encoded by the coding sequence ATGACGACGAAGAAAGCTGATTACATTTGGTTCAATGGCGAGATGACCCCATGGGGCGAGGCGAAAGTACACGTCATGTCCCACGCGTTGCACTACGGGACTTCGGTATTCGAAGGTATCCGCTGCTACGATTCTCACAAAGGGCCAGTGGTGTTCCGCCATCGTGAACACATGCAGCGTCTGCATGATTCAGCAAAAATCTACCGTTTCCCGGTTTCTCAGAGCGTTGACGAGCTGATGGAAGCCTGCCGCGAAGTTATCCGTACCAATAAACTGACCAGCGCTTATATCCGTCCGCTGGTGTTTGTTGGCGATGTTGGCATGGGCGTTAACCCGCCGGACGGCTATAAAACCGACGTTATCATCGCGGCGTTCCCGTGGGGTGCATACCTTGGCGCAGAAGCGCTGGAGCAGGGGATCGATGCGATGGTTTCTTCCTGGAACCGCGCGGCGCCAAACACCATCCCAACCGCAGCGAAAGCGGGCGGCAACTATCTCTCCTCTCTGCTGGTCGGCAGCGAAGCGCGTCGTCACGGTTATCAGGAAGGTATCGCGCTGGACGTTAACGGCTATATCTCCGAAGGCGCAGGCGAAAACCTGTTTGAGGTGAAAGATGGCGTGCTGTTTACTCCGCCGTTTACCTCTTCCGCGCTGCCGGGTATCACCCGCGACGCCATCATCAAACTGGCGAAAGATCTCGGTATCGAAGTCCGCGAGCAGGTGCTGTCCCGCGAATCTCTGTACCTGGCGGATGAAGTGTTCATGTCCGGTACCGCTGCGGAAATCACGCCGGTACGCAGCGTTGACGGTATCCAGGTTGGCGCAGGCCGCCGTGGCCCGGTGACCAAACGCATTCAGGAAGCCTTCTTTGGCCTCTTCACCGGTGAAACGGAAGATAAATGGGGCTGGCTGGATCCGGTAAGTAAGTGA
- the ilvD gene encoding dihydroxy-acid dehydratase, producing the protein MPKYRSATTTHGRNMAGARALWRATGMTDADFGKPIIAVVNSFTQFVPGHVHLRDLGKLVAEQIEAAGGVAKEFNTIAVDDGIAMGHGGMLYSLPSRELIADSVEYMVNAHCADAMVCISNCDKITPGMLMASLRLNIPVIFVSGGPMEAGKTKLSDKIIKLDLVDAMIQGADPKVSDDQSEQVERSACPTCGSCSGMFTANSMNCLTEALGLSQPGNGSLLATHADRKALFLNAGKRIVELTKRYYEQDDASALPRNIASKAAFENAMTLDIAMGGSTNTVLHLLAAAQEAEIDFTMSDIDKLSRKVPQLCKVAPSTQKYHMEDVHRAGGVLGILGELDRAGLLNRDVKNVLGLTLSQTLEQYDVMVTQDDAVKKMFRAGPAGIRTTQAFSQDCRWDTLDDDRAEGCIRSLEHAYSKDGGLAVLYGNFAENGCIVKTAGVDDSILKFTGPAKVYESQDEAVEAILGGKVVEGDVVVIRYEGPKGGPGMQEMLYPTTFLKSMGLGKACALITDGRFSGGTSGLSIGHVSPEAASGGNIAIIEDGDMIAIDIPNRGIQLQLSDAEIAARREAQEARGDKAWTPKDRERQVSFALRAYASLATSADKGAVRDKSKLGG; encoded by the coding sequence ATGCCTAAGTACCGTTCCGCCACCACCACACATGGCCGCAATATGGCGGGCGCCCGCGCGCTGTGGCGCGCAACCGGGATGACCGATGCCGATTTCGGCAAACCGATCATCGCCGTTGTTAACTCCTTTACCCAGTTTGTACCAGGGCACGTGCATCTGCGCGATCTCGGCAAACTGGTTGCCGAGCAAATTGAAGCTGCTGGCGGCGTTGCTAAAGAATTCAACACCATCGCGGTGGATGATGGGATCGCCATGGGGCACGGGGGTATGCTCTATTCACTGCCATCCCGCGAGCTCATCGCCGATTCAGTCGAGTACATGGTTAACGCCCACTGCGCCGATGCTATGGTCTGTATCTCTAACTGCGACAAAATCACCCCGGGGATGCTGATGGCCTCCCTGCGTTTGAATATTCCGGTGATCTTTGTCTCCGGCGGTCCGATGGAAGCCGGGAAAACCAAGCTGTCTGACAAAATCATCAAGTTGGATCTGGTTGATGCCATGATCCAGGGGGCAGACCCGAAAGTCTCTGACGATCAGAGCGAACAGGTGGAGCGTTCCGCCTGTCCGACCTGCGGTTCGTGCTCGGGGATGTTCACCGCGAACTCAATGAACTGCCTGACCGAAGCATTAGGCCTGTCGCAGCCGGGTAATGGTTCTCTGCTGGCGACCCATGCCGACCGTAAAGCGCTGTTCCTCAACGCCGGTAAACGTATCGTTGAACTGACTAAACGCTACTACGAGCAGGACGACGCCTCCGCTCTGCCGCGCAATATCGCCAGCAAGGCGGCATTTGAAAACGCCATGACTCTCGATATCGCAATGGGCGGCTCAACCAATACCGTACTGCATCTGCTGGCGGCGGCGCAGGAAGCTGAAATCGACTTCACCATGAGTGATATCGACAAGCTGTCCCGCAAAGTGCCGCAGCTGTGCAAAGTGGCGCCGAGTACGCAGAAATACCATATGGAAGACGTGCACCGCGCCGGCGGCGTGCTGGGGATCCTCGGCGAACTGGATCGCGCCGGTTTACTCAACCGTGATGTCAAAAACGTCCTTGGCCTGACCCTGTCGCAGACCCTGGAACAGTACGATGTGATGGTGACCCAGGACGACGCGGTGAAAAAAATGTTCCGCGCCGGCCCGGCGGGGATCCGTACCACCCAGGCGTTCTCGCAGGACTGCCGCTGGGATACGCTGGATGACGACCGCGCCGAGGGATGTATCCGTTCTCTGGAACATGCCTACAGTAAAGACGGTGGCCTGGCGGTCCTGTACGGCAACTTTGCCGAAAACGGCTGTATCGTCAAAACCGCCGGCGTGGACGATAGCATCCTGAAATTTACCGGCCCGGCGAAAGTTTATGAAAGCCAGGATGAAGCGGTTGAGGCCATCCTCGGCGGCAAAGTCGTGGAAGGCGACGTCGTGGTTATTCGCTATGAAGGGCCGAAAGGCGGGCCAGGAATGCAGGAGATGCTCTATCCGACCACTTTCCTGAAGTCCATGGGGCTTGGCAAAGCGTGCGCGTTGATCACCGATGGCCGTTTCTCCGGCGGCACATCCGGGCTTTCCATCGGCCACGTATCGCCGGAAGCCGCGAGCGGCGGCAACATCGCGATCATCGAAGATGGCGACATGATTGCTATCGATATTCCGAACCGCGGTATTCAGCTGCAGCTCAGCGATGCCGAAATCGCCGCCCGTCGCGAAGCGCAAGAAGCGCGTGGCGATAAGGCGTGGACGCCGAAAGACCGCGAGCGCCAGGTCTCCTTCGCGCTGCGCGCTTACGCCAGCCTCGCGACCAGTGCCGACAAGGGCGCCGTGCGCGATAAATCAAAACTTGGGGGTTAA
- the ilvA gene encoding threonine ammonia-lyase, biosynthetic, with translation MAESQPLSAAPEGAEYLRAVLRAPVYEAVQKTPLQKMDKLSSRLDNVILVKREDRQPVHSFKLRGAYAMMSGLTAEQKSNGVITASAGNHAQGVAFSASRLGVKALIVMPVATADIKVDAVRGFGGEVLLHGANFDEAKARAIELAQQQGFTWVPPFDHPMVIAGQGTLALELLQQDAHIDRVFVPVGGGGLAAGVAVLIKQLMPQIKVIAVEAEDSACLKAALDAGHPVDLPRVGLFAEGVAVKRIGDETFRVCQEYLDDIITVDSDAICAAMKDLFEDVRAVAEPSGALALAGMKKYIAQHNIRGERLAHILSGANVNFHGLRYVSERCELGEQREALLAVTIPEEKGSFLKFCQLLGGRSVTEFNYRFADAKDACIFVGVRLSRGLDERKEILDLLSEGGYSVVDLSDDEMAKLHVRYMVGGRPSKPLQERLFSFEFPESPGALLKFLHTLGTHWNISLFHYRSHGTDFGRVLAAFELGEHEPDFETRLNELGYECHDETHNPAFRFFLAG, from the coding sequence ATGGCCGAGTCGCAACCCCTATCCGCCGCCCCTGAGGGGGCGGAGTATCTCCGGGCGGTACTGCGCGCGCCGGTTTATGAAGCGGTACAGAAAACGCCGCTGCAAAAAATGGATAAGCTCTCTTCGCGGCTGGATAACGTTATTCTGGTGAAACGCGAAGACCGCCAGCCGGTGCATAGCTTTAAGCTGCGCGGCGCCTACGCGATGATGTCCGGCCTGACGGCGGAACAAAAATCAAATGGCGTGATCACCGCTTCGGCGGGTAATCATGCGCAGGGCGTGGCGTTCTCTGCCTCCCGGCTGGGTGTTAAGGCGCTGATCGTGATGCCGGTAGCGACCGCCGATATCAAAGTCGATGCCGTTCGCGGCTTTGGCGGCGAAGTGCTACTACACGGCGCCAACTTTGACGAAGCGAAAGCCCGCGCGATTGAGCTGGCGCAGCAGCAGGGGTTTACCTGGGTGCCGCCGTTCGATCACCCGATGGTCATCGCCGGTCAGGGAACGCTGGCGCTGGAGCTGCTGCAGCAGGATGCCCACATTGACCGCGTATTCGTCCCGGTTGGCGGCGGCGGTTTGGCGGCAGGCGTGGCGGTGCTTATCAAGCAGCTGATGCCGCAGATTAAAGTGATAGCGGTGGAAGCGGAAGATTCGGCGTGTCTGAAAGCGGCGCTGGATGCCGGTCACCCGGTGGATCTGCCGCGCGTCGGTTTGTTCGCTGAAGGCGTGGCGGTGAAGCGCATCGGCGATGAAACGTTCCGTGTATGCCAGGAGTATCTGGACGACATCATCACCGTCGATAGCGATGCTATCTGCGCGGCGATGAAAGATCTGTTCGAAGATGTGCGGGCGGTAGCGGAGCCCTCCGGCGCGCTGGCGCTGGCGGGGATGAAAAAGTATATCGCCCAGCATAACATCCGCGGCGAGCGTCTGGCTCACATCCTGTCCGGCGCCAACGTTAACTTCCACGGACTACGTTACGTTTCTGAGCGTTGCGAGCTCGGGGAGCAGCGCGAAGCGCTGCTGGCGGTGACGATACCGGAGGAGAAGGGGAGTTTTCTTAAGTTCTGCCAGCTACTGGGTGGCCGTTCAGTCACCGAGTTCAACTACCGTTTTGCCGATGCCAAAGATGCCTGTATTTTCGTTGGCGTGCGGCTGAGCCGCGGGCTGGATGAGCGTAAAGAGATCCTCGATTTACTGAGCGAAGGCGGCTACAGCGTGGTCGATCTTTCCGATGACGAAATGGCGAAACTGCACGTGCGTTATATGGTCGGCGGACGGCCGTCTAAACCGCTGCAGGAGCGCCTGTTTAGCTTCGAGTTCCCGGAATCACCAGGCGCGCTGCTCAAGTTTCTGCACACCCTCGGCACCCACTGGAATATTTCGCTGTTCCACTATCGTAGCCACGGCACCGATTTTGGCCGCGTTCTGGCGGCGTTTGAGCTTGGCGAGCATGAGCCGGACTTCGAAACCCGTCTTAATGAACTGGGCTACGAGTGTCATGACGAAACCCATAACCCGGCGTTCCGCTTTTTCCTCGCGGGCTAG
- the ilvY gene encoding HTH-type transcriptional activator IlvY — translation MDLRDLKTFLHLAESRHFGRSARAMHVSPSTLSRQIQRLEEDLGQPLFVRDNRTVTLTEAGEELRTFAQQTLLQYQQLRHAIDQQGPSLSGELHIFCSVTAAYSHLPPILDRFRAAHPSVEIKLSTGDAADAMEKVVTGEADLAIAGKPETLPGSVAFSMLENLAVVLIAPALPCPVRNQVTVEHPDWATVPFIMADQGPVRRRIELWFRRHKISNPSIYATVGGHEAMVSMVALGCGVALLPEVVLENSPEPVRNRVMILDRSDEKTPFELGVCAQKKRLYEPLIDAFWKILPNH, via the coding sequence ATGGATTTACGCGATCTGAAAACCTTTCTGCATCTGGCGGAAAGCCGCCATTTTGGCCGCAGCGCGCGGGCTATGCACGTCAGTCCCTCCACGCTTTCGCGGCAGATTCAACGCCTGGAAGAGGACCTCGGCCAGCCGCTGTTCGTTCGCGATAATCGCACCGTAACCCTAACCGAGGCCGGCGAAGAACTCCGCACCTTTGCCCAGCAGACTTTATTGCAGTATCAGCAACTGCGCCACGCCATCGACCAGCAGGGGCCGTCGCTCTCCGGCGAGCTACATATTTTCTGCTCCGTGACCGCCGCTTACAGTCACTTGCCGCCGATTCTCGATCGCTTTCGCGCCGCGCATCCCTCAGTAGAGATAAAGTTATCGACCGGCGACGCCGCTGATGCGATGGAAAAAGTGGTCACTGGAGAAGCCGATCTGGCCATTGCCGGTAAGCCGGAGACGCTGCCGGGCTCGGTGGCGTTTTCGATGCTGGAAAATCTTGCGGTGGTGCTGATTGCCCCGGCGTTGCCCTGCCCGGTGCGCAATCAGGTCACGGTCGAGCATCCCGACTGGGCAACGGTGCCGTTTATCATGGCCGATCAGGGCCCGGTGCGCCGCCGCATCGAGCTGTGGTTCCGTCGCCATAAAATCAGCAATCCATCCATTTACGCCACCGTTGGCGGCCATGAAGCCATGGTATCTATGGTCGCCCTCGGCTGCGGCGTGGCGCTACTGCCGGAAGTGGTGCTGGAAAACAGCCCCGAGCCGGTCCGCAATCGCGTGATGATCCTCGATCGCAGCGATGAGAAGACGCCATTTGAGCTGGGCGTCTGCGCACAAAAAAAGCGGCTGTACGAGCCGCTTATTGATGCGTTCTGGAAAATCCTGCCTAACCACTAG